The Seriola aureovittata isolate HTS-2021-v1 ecotype China chromosome 3, ASM2101889v1, whole genome shotgun sequence genome includes a region encoding these proteins:
- the LOC130166152 gene encoding zinc finger protein 79-like isoform X2: MLMDSDEKPKISCVRGKALGNASVDQCNNTGEKSFSCPVRETSPSHKRNVNSHQTTHAEDGCYAPDRGLDVKQSTSSPTEEELHKTKRSAPYQTDSPELKPLMSHGLKMASAKLADQTLHLTVRLQAGEEDEEEEQDEEIGGLINSDGEVVEWDARDSPDRGSDCTGSHQPSKGIGLSESQLQGQNQRDSSSPTLIMEVVSVGEDEEREEGEEKERVVKMTTVAPLYRGKRNRRRTKVPEIRVASLDVSDAEKEVPANPVKRRGRRKISETPLLSGEDLEAEPGISRRTRRKRNLPTVVESEEVNSKSVRRAAAKRPYRRRKDTKPCAEGEGENTGVSSGKKRPGRKMVRLPVEIPPELLKKPKEKIEYHCSVCGKEFPHAYKLERHELIHTGEKPYCCSICGRGFNQKGNLKTHYKVHLGRKGVADFDDEVNPIASELSEYLKSLPGESRIRSSLRCLECGKDCDSQSALQAHHITTHTQTAPESDTAEHSTSQLLFCRRCGTQFSEKEKLEEHMKTHIKEKPYSCPDCGKKFINESYIQVHQRIHTGERPFLCSQCGRGFHTASSLKLHEMQHSEERPFACSICGKTFRINSYLTAHYQTHIKDRPFICSICGKGYSRAEELKVHHRLHTGERPYECGECGKSFIYRQGLRQHQRTHAGRRIGPTRQLGRPKQQARLDI, from the exons ATGCTCATGGACTCTGATGAGAAACCTAAGATTTCCTGTGTTCGTGGGAAAGCGCTGGGAAATGCGTCTGTGGATCAGTGCAATAACACAGGAGAGAAATCCTTCTCCTGCCCAGTACGTGAGACGTCCCCCAGTCATAAAAGGAACGTGAATTCCCATCAGACGACACATGCTGAGGATGGGTGTTATGCTCCGGACCGCGGCCTTGACGTAAAACAAAGCACATCTTCAccaacagaagaagaactgcACAAGACCAAAAGATCAGCACCTTACCAAACA GATTCTCCTGAACTCAAGCCCCTGATGTCACATGGACTGAAGATGGCATCTGCAAAATTAGCGGACCAAACACTCCATTTGACTGTTAGATTGCAGGCgggggaggaggatgaggaggaggaacaagaTGAAGAAATTGGAGGTTTAATCAACTCTGATGGAGAGGTGGTTGAGTGGGATGCCA GAGACAGTCCCGACCGAGGCTCTGATTGCACAGGAAGTCATCAGCCTAGCAAG GGTATCGGCCTGTCCGAGTCTCAGCTGCAAGGCCAAAACCAGAGAGACAGCAGTAGTCCAACGCTCATCATGGAAGTTGTGTCTGtgggagaagatgaagaaagggaagaaggggaggaaaaagagagagtagTAAAGATGACAACTGTTGCACCCTTGTACCGTG gaaagagaaacagaagaaggaCCAAGGTTCCAGAAATAAGAGTGGCATCATTGGACGTCTCAGATGCAGAGAAAGAAGTTCCTGCAAATCCTG TAAAGAGAAGGGGCAGAAGAAAGATTTCAGAAACTCCACTGTTGTCTGGAGAAGACTTAGAGGCAGAGCCTGGAA TATCGAGGAGAACccgaagaaaaagaaatctccCCACTGTAGTGGAATCAGAAGAAGTAAACTCAAAAAGTGTCCGCCGTGCCGCTG CAAAGCGACCTTACAGAAGAAGGAAAGATACCAAACCATGTgctgaaggagagggagaaaacacagGTGTTTCATCTg GGAAGAAGCGCCCTGGCAGAAAGATGGTTCGTCTACCAGTAGAAATACCTCCTGAGCTCCTGAAGAAGCCCAAAGAGAAGATAGAGTACCACTGCTCAGTGTGTGGCAAAGAGTTCCCTCATGCCTATAAACTGGAGAGGCATGAGCTGatccacacaggagagaaaccttACTGCTGCTCCATCTGTGGTCGGGGTTTTAACCAAAAGGGAAATCTCAAAACTCACTACAAAGTTCACTTAG GTCGTAAGGGTGTTGCGGACTTTGACGATGAGGTGAATCCCATAGCGTCAGAACTCTCAGAATACTTGAAGTCTCTGCCGGGGGAGTCCAGGATCAGATCATCCCTCCGTTGCCTGGAATGCGGGAAAGACTGTGATAGTCAGTCTGCTCTACAAGCACACCAcattactacacacacacagacagctccTGAGTCAGACACAGCCGAGCACAGCACATCACAGCTTCTCTTCTGCCGCCGCTGTGGCACTCAgttcagtgaaaaagaaaagctggaaGAGCACATGAAAACCCACATCAAGGAGAAGCCCTACTCGTGTCCCGACTGTGGCAAGAAGTTCATCAATGAGAGCTACATACAAGTCCACCAGCGCATCCATACCGGAGAGAGACCGTTCCTCTGCTCCCAGTGCGGCAGAGGTTTCCACACGGCCTCATCGCTCAAGCTGCACGAGATGCAGCACTCGGAGGAAAGGCCGTTCGCATGTTCCATCTGTGGGAAGACGTTTCGGATAAACTCGTACCTAACAGCACATTACCAGACCCACATTAAAGACAGACCTTTCATTTGTAGCATCTGTGGGAAAGGCTACTCTAGAGCCGAGGAACTGAAGGTGCACCACAGGCTTCACACTGGAGAGAGACCGTACGAGTGTGGAGAATGCGGGAAGAGCTTCATTTACCGCCAGGGTCTGCGGCAGCATCAGCGCACACATGCTGGAAGACGCATCGGGCCAACCAGACAGCTCGGTCGACCGAAGCAACAGGCCAGGCTGGACATTTAA
- the LOC130166152 gene encoding zinc finger protein 37-like isoform X1 — MFEDPELQDPLSLSLNENYDDQNLTLDQKKAPASPDYNCETPEIRVIIKEEEDGWIVSENHESFSSEGEKEDTFAQTCQPHLKACGKESSISHEVKRQQRVHSGEKCSEESGGPTLYGQSSSAREGWHRDMLMDSDEKPKISCVRGKALGNASVDQCNNTGEKSFSCPVRETSPSHKRNVNSHQTTHAEDGCYAPDRGLDVKQSTSSPTEEELHKTKRSAPYQTDSPELKPLMSHGLKMASAKLADQTLHLTVRLQAGEEDEEEEQDEEIGGLINSDGEVVEWDARDSPDRGSDCTGSHQPSKGIGLSESQLQGQNQRDSSSPTLIMEVVSVGEDEEREEGEEKERVVKMTTVAPLYRGKRNRRRTKVPEIRVASLDVSDAEKEVPANPVKRRGRRKISETPLLSGEDLEAEPGISRRTRRKRNLPTVVESEEVNSKSVRRAAAKRPYRRRKDTKPCAEGEGENTGVSSGKKRPGRKMVRLPVEIPPELLKKPKEKIEYHCSVCGKEFPHAYKLERHELIHTGEKPYCCSICGRGFNQKGNLKTHYKVHLGRKGVADFDDEVNPIASELSEYLKSLPGESRIRSSLRCLECGKDCDSQSALQAHHITTHTQTAPESDTAEHSTSQLLFCRRCGTQFSEKEKLEEHMKTHIKEKPYSCPDCGKKFINESYIQVHQRIHTGERPFLCSQCGRGFHTASSLKLHEMQHSEERPFACSICGKTFRINSYLTAHYQTHIKDRPFICSICGKGYSRAEELKVHHRLHTGERPYECGECGKSFIYRQGLRQHQRTHAGRRIGPTRQLGRPKQQARLDI; from the exons ATGTTCGAG GATCCTGAACTCCAAGATCCATTGTCACTgagtttaaatgaaaattatgaTGACCAGAATTTGACACTTGATCAAAAAAAGGCACCGGCAAGTCCCGACTATAATTGTGAGACACCAGAGATTCGAGTGATcatcaaagaggaagaggacggcTGGATTGTGAGTGAAAATC ATGAGAGCTTCAgctcagagggagaaaaagaggacaCTTTTGCACAGACTTGTCAGCCCCACCTCAAAGCATGTGGCAAAGAGAGCTCCATTTCACATGAAGtaaagagacaacagagagTTCATTCGGGGGAGAAATGCTCGGAGGAGTCCGGCGGCCCCACTCTCTATGGCCAGAGCTCCTCTGCCAGAGAGGGGTGGCATAGAGACATGCTCATGGACTCTGATGAGAAACCTAAGATTTCCTGTGTTCGTGGGAAAGCGCTGGGAAATGCGTCTGTGGATCAGTGCAATAACACAGGAGAGAAATCCTTCTCCTGCCCAGTACGTGAGACGTCCCCCAGTCATAAAAGGAACGTGAATTCCCATCAGACGACACATGCTGAGGATGGGTGTTATGCTCCGGACCGCGGCCTTGACGTAAAACAAAGCACATCTTCAccaacagaagaagaactgcACAAGACCAAAAGATCAGCACCTTACCAAACA GATTCTCCTGAACTCAAGCCCCTGATGTCACATGGACTGAAGATGGCATCTGCAAAATTAGCGGACCAAACACTCCATTTGACTGTTAGATTGCAGGCgggggaggaggatgaggaggaggaacaagaTGAAGAAATTGGAGGTTTAATCAACTCTGATGGAGAGGTGGTTGAGTGGGATGCCA GAGACAGTCCCGACCGAGGCTCTGATTGCACAGGAAGTCATCAGCCTAGCAAG GGTATCGGCCTGTCCGAGTCTCAGCTGCAAGGCCAAAACCAGAGAGACAGCAGTAGTCCAACGCTCATCATGGAAGTTGTGTCTGtgggagaagatgaagaaagggaagaaggggaggaaaaagagagagtagTAAAGATGACAACTGTTGCACCCTTGTACCGTG gaaagagaaacagaagaaggaCCAAGGTTCCAGAAATAAGAGTGGCATCATTGGACGTCTCAGATGCAGAGAAAGAAGTTCCTGCAAATCCTG TAAAGAGAAGGGGCAGAAGAAAGATTTCAGAAACTCCACTGTTGTCTGGAGAAGACTTAGAGGCAGAGCCTGGAA TATCGAGGAGAACccgaagaaaaagaaatctccCCACTGTAGTGGAATCAGAAGAAGTAAACTCAAAAAGTGTCCGCCGTGCCGCTG CAAAGCGACCTTACAGAAGAAGGAAAGATACCAAACCATGTgctgaaggagagggagaaaacacagGTGTTTCATCTg GGAAGAAGCGCCCTGGCAGAAAGATGGTTCGTCTACCAGTAGAAATACCTCCTGAGCTCCTGAAGAAGCCCAAAGAGAAGATAGAGTACCACTGCTCAGTGTGTGGCAAAGAGTTCCCTCATGCCTATAAACTGGAGAGGCATGAGCTGatccacacaggagagaaaccttACTGCTGCTCCATCTGTGGTCGGGGTTTTAACCAAAAGGGAAATCTCAAAACTCACTACAAAGTTCACTTAG GTCGTAAGGGTGTTGCGGACTTTGACGATGAGGTGAATCCCATAGCGTCAGAACTCTCAGAATACTTGAAGTCTCTGCCGGGGGAGTCCAGGATCAGATCATCCCTCCGTTGCCTGGAATGCGGGAAAGACTGTGATAGTCAGTCTGCTCTACAAGCACACCAcattactacacacacacagacagctccTGAGTCAGACACAGCCGAGCACAGCACATCACAGCTTCTCTTCTGCCGCCGCTGTGGCACTCAgttcagtgaaaaagaaaagctggaaGAGCACATGAAAACCCACATCAAGGAGAAGCCCTACTCGTGTCCCGACTGTGGCAAGAAGTTCATCAATGAGAGCTACATACAAGTCCACCAGCGCATCCATACCGGAGAGAGACCGTTCCTCTGCTCCCAGTGCGGCAGAGGTTTCCACACGGCCTCATCGCTCAAGCTGCACGAGATGCAGCACTCGGAGGAAAGGCCGTTCGCATGTTCCATCTGTGGGAAGACGTTTCGGATAAACTCGTACCTAACAGCACATTACCAGACCCACATTAAAGACAGACCTTTCATTTGTAGCATCTGTGGGAAAGGCTACTCTAGAGCCGAGGAACTGAAGGTGCACCACAGGCTTCACACTGGAGAGAGACCGTACGAGTGTGGAGAATGCGGGAAGAGCTTCATTTACCGCCAGGGTCTGCGGCAGCATCAGCGCACACATGCTGGAAGACGCATCGGGCCAACCAGACAGCTCGGTCGACCGAAGCAACAGGCCAGGCTGGACATTTAA
- the LOC130166151 gene encoding zinc finger protein 665-like produces the protein MTKVREEEETVGGLINSEGEELEWDPANSRDAHDVRHTDDQQLDRSMSRSCFCVTCGKKFPSSRALQRHQRTHTETKPHECSQCGKGFNFPNRLKRHLLIHTKEKLFTRPECDKRFSRDEGLKEHLAPIGSDTSHLERNSAGKAPDVTSPVDLHTATQSKPGTNRSVNTTPRKRGKKTAAEELFSCTECSKDFQSVFARGRHLREKHGKHPLHECCDCGETFRANRSLIVHRRIYHPGPTAAVEREEERRAPKTYICSTCGKQFPTSASLKRHLIIHSGKKPYKCTLCGRGFTQIGNLKTHQKVHKGKFSNTPASQESPLGPEEAQSSVEICFCNFCWTQFSDKQLLEEHVRHVHESKKPFCCTQCGKRFTHLQKLKEHEAGHEGLKTYQCSRCDKGFQTSKGLENHMRDHTGEKPFPCIICGKRFKQESTVRAHGVTHSGERPHLCSICGKRYVRAEELKVHLRVHTGEKPYQCDECGKSFYYRQGFNNHKKTHNAKPIGPTRRLGRPRQLGSPRKSKRPKKISQSALPDSDGEDLNREPPDLGNRPHHQLGHRDTHAAENDNQTSVGNFRHYTTMSSLDQNPNTSNWRAAEGQGAYCGPAGGSRSFSALLRGTVEHFEEGCPAEQPPWPSGTASVAPPSELGLGSHHPRNSTSKKMHLSKRAREEIEYEEQTPATQGQDHSPAPKGEAPRRPEPVDEPSSDKQPQEKVSAEPKQNQVPRRPTKKYDCPTCGKVFCHNSALKRHLVIHSGKRPFKCFICARGFTQSGNLKTHMKVHKGELPNWTLVQETSRPEESPVTVHVCGECGMDFPQKQQLEEHRESHKKPYACSDCAKTFKNEYYFRLHKRIHSGESPFLCSECGKSCITASSLKTHELTHTGEKNFHCDQCGRAFSQSSHLSMHLQTHTGERPHLCSICGKSYSKAGCLKVHLRVHTGEKPYTCEKCGKCFYYSQGYQAHLKIHNKKPKPPTKPLGRPKQQLLVVNNQ, from the exons ATGACGAAGGTGcgggaggaagaagagacagtCGGTGGTTTGATCAACTCAGAAGGAGAAGAGTTAGAATGGGATCCTGCCAACTCTA GAGACGCTCATGATGTGCGCCACACTGATGATCAACAACTGGACAGAAGCATGAGCCGGTCTTGCTTCTGCGTTACGTGTGGTAAGAAATTCCCGAGCAGCAGAGCTCTACAGCGACACCAGAGGACTCACACTGAAACCAAACCTCATGAATGCTCACAGTGTGGGAAAGGCTTTAATTTCCCGAACAGACTGAAGAGACACCTTTTAATCCACAccaaagaaaaacttttcaCCCGCCCAGAGTGTGACAAGAGATTCTCTCGCGATGAAGGACTGAAGGAACACCTGGCTCCGATCGGCTCAGACACATCACATCTGGAGAGGAATTCTGCTG GTAAGGCTCCTGATGTCACATCACCTGTTGATCTGCACACAGCCACGCAAAGCAAACCCGGAACTAACCGATCTGTGAACACAACACCCAGGAAACGTGGAAAGAAAACGGCGGCTGAGGAGCTGTTCAGCTGCACAGAATGCAGTAAGGACTTCCAGAGCGTGTTCGCCAGGGGCCGCCatctgagagagaaacatggCAAACACCCGCTTCATGAGTGCTGCGACTGTGGAGAGACATTTAGAGCCAACCGAAGCTTGATAGTTCACCGGAGGATTTACCATCCAGGACCAACAGCGGCTGTGGAACGTGAAGAAGAGCGCAGAGCACCAAAGACGTATATCTGTTCAACATGTGGGAAGCAGTTCCCTACCAGTGCCTCGCTGAAAAGGCACCTCATTATTCACTCAGGAAAGAAACCGTACAAGTGCACTTTGTGTGGTAGAGGTTTCACACAGATTGGAAATCTCAAGACACACCAGAAGGTTCATAAAG GGAAATTCAGCAACACACCAGCATCACAGGAAAGTCCCCTTGGACCTGAAGAGGCTCAGTCATCTGTGGAAATCTGCTTCTGTAACTTCTGTTGGACACAATTTTCCGATAAACAACTGTTAGAAGAACATGTGAGGCATGTCCATGAATCAAAGAAACCATTTTGTTGCACACAGTGCGGCAAGAGATTCACGCATCTCCAGAAATTAAAAGAACATGAAGCTGGGCACGAGGGTCTGAAGACATATCAGTGTTCCCGGTGTGATAAAGGTTTCCAGACCTCAAAAGGATTAGAGAACCACATGCGCgatcacacaggagagaaaccattcCCCTGCATTATATGTGGAAAAAGGTTCAAGCAGGAATCTACTGTGAGAGCACACGGCGTGACTCATTCTGGAGAGAGACCACATCTCTGCTCCATCTGCGGGAAACGTTACGTCAGGGCTGAAGAGCTTAAAGTTCACCTCAGAGTTCATACAGGAGAGAAGCCGTACCAGTGTGACGAGTGTGGGAAGAGTTTCTACTACAGGCAAGGCTTCAACAACCATAAGAAAACTCACAATGCCAAACCCATAGGACCCACCAGGCGGCTCGGCAGACCCAGACAGCTGGGGAGTCCCAGGAAGTCAAAGAGGCCCAAGAAGATCTCACAAAGTGCTCTGCCTGATTCAGATGGAGAGGACCTGAACCGGGAGCCTCCTGACCTTG GAAACAGGCCTCATCATCAGCTCGGGCACAGGGACACTCATGCTGCAGAGAACGACAACCAG aCATCCGTGGGGAACTTTCGTCATTACACAACAATGAGCTCTTTGGACCAAAACCCCAACACATCTAactggagagcagcagaggggcAGGGGGCTTACTGTGGCCCAGCAGGAGGGAGCAGAAGTTTCAGTGCCCTCCTCAGGGGCACGGTG gAGCACTTTGAGGAGGGCTGTCCAGCAGAGCAGCCCCCCTGGCCTTCTGGGACTGCCTCTGTAGCACCACCCTCAGAGCTGGGTCTCGGCTCACATCACCCACGTAACTCCACATCAAAGAAAATGCATCTGAGCAAGAGGGCTAGAGAGGAAATTGAGTATGAAGAACAGACACCAGCAACCCAAGGCCAGGACCACAGCCCAGCGCCTAAGG gagAAGCTCCAAGAAGGCCAGAACCTGTGGATGAACCTAGCTCTGATAAACAGCCTCAGGAAAAGGTGTCTGCAGAGCCAAAACAGAACCAAGTGCCACGCAGACCAACGAAGAAGTACGACTGTCCAACCTGTGGAAAAGTTTTCTGTCACAACTCCGCTTTGAAGCGACACCTTGTGATTCACTCAGGAAAAAGACCATTTAAGTGCTTCATATGTGCAAGAGGATTCACCCAGAGTggaaacctgaaaacacacatgaaagtTCACAAAG gAGAGTTACCAAATTGGACATTAGTTCAAGAAACGAGTCGTCCTGAGGAATCTCCTGTGACAGTTCATGTGTGTGGAGAGTGTGGAATGGACTTCCCTCAGAAACAACAGCTGGAAGAACACAGAGAGAGTCACAAAAAGCCTTACGCGTGTTCTGACTGTGCCAAGACATTCaaaaatgaatattattttAGACTGCATAAGCGCATTCACTCTGGAGAGTCACCTTTCCTCTGTTCAGAGTGCGGGAAGAGCTGCATCACAGCAAGTTCGCTAAAAACGCACGAGTTGACACACACTGGAGAGAAGAATTTCCATTGTGATCAGTGTGGGAGGGCATTTTCACAGTCCTCCCACCTCAGCATGCACCTCCAAACTCACACTGGAGAGCGACCTCATCTCTGCTCTATCTGTGGTAAAAGTTACTCCAAAGCAGGTTGTCTGAAAGTTCACCTGCGAGTTCACACCGGAGAGAAACCGTATACCTGTGAGAAATGTGGCAAGTGCTTTTATTACTCTCAAGGTTATCAAGCGCATTTGAAGATTCACAACAAGAAGCCAAAACCGCCAACAAAACCTCTGGGGAGaccaaaacagcagctgttagtggtaaataatcaataa